Below is a window of Mycobacterium dioxanotrophicus DNA.
CACGCCGCACGACATGGCGGTGATCTTCCGCGCCGCGATGGCCAACCCCGTGTTCGCCCAGATCACGGCGATGCCGTCGACCGTCTTCCCGACCAGGTCCGGCGATCGGGTGCTGCAGAACCAGGACGAGTTGCTGCAGCGCTACCCCGGCGCCATCGGCGGGAAGACGGGTTTCACCGACATCGCGCGGAAGACGTTCGTCGCGGCGGCCCAGCGCGACGGGCGCCGTCTGGTGATCTCGATGATGCACGGGCTGGTCAAAGAAGGCGGTCCGACGTACTGGGATCAGGCTGCCGCCCTGCTGGATTGGGGCTTTTTGCAGGACCACTCCGCGAGTATCGGCACGCTGTGAGCGCATTCGCGTCGATATCCGACAGAGACCTGAACGCGCGCTGAACGAGTCCTGCGAACCGTAGCGTCGGCGCACGTGCGCACACTGTTCGCGGCGGCCGCGCTCGCCCTCGGCACGGCGCTGACGGTGCCGGTCGCCGCTGCCGATCCGGCCGTGGAACCGGCAGGCGCACAAGCGTTCGCGAACGGCCCCGCCAAAGCGTGGCTGGTCGCCGACCTCGACACAGGCCGGGTACTGGCGGCCAAAGATCCCAACGGCTCCTATGCCCCGGCCAGCACCATCAAGCCACTGCTGGCGATGGTCGTCCTGGACAACCTGCGGCCGGACAACTTCGCCCGGGCCAACGACTCGCACACCAAGGTCGAGTGCTCATGCGTCGGGCTCAAACCCGGCCAGGCCTACACCACGCAGCAACTGCTGGAGGGCCTGCTGATGGTGTCGGGCAACGATGCCGCCAACATGCTGGCCGACATGCTCGGCGGACAGCGCGCCGCGGTCGCCAAGATGAACCGTAAGGCAGCCGGGCTGGGTGCCCGCAACACCCGCGCGGGCTCCCCATCCGGCCTGGACGGGCCGGGCTGGGAATCGCTGACCACACCGCACGATCTGGCGGTGATCTACCGCGCCGCGCTGACCTATCCGTTGATCGCCCAGATCTTTCGGCAGACCACGGCCCAATTCCCCGGCCGAACCCTGACCAGTCAGAACGAGTTGCTCACCCGCTACCCCGGCGACCTCGCAGGCAAGACGGGCTATACCGACCTGGCCCGCAAGACCTACGTCGGTGCCGCACAACGGGGCAGCCACCGGCTGATCGTCGTCCAGATGTACGGCACCGGCGACCTCTACGGCCAGGCGACGCAGCTGTTGGACTGGGGTTTCAGCCAGTACGGCTGATCGCTAGTAGACGCGGCCGCGCAGGATCACCAGATCGGGGTGGTCGACGCCACCGCTGCGCGGGTCTTCGGCGTAACAGACCAGATCTGCCGGAGCTCCGTCGGCCAACCCCGGCCGGCCCAGCCACGCACGGGCATCCCAGCAGCCCGCGCCGAGTGCATCCGTCGGGCTCAGCCCCACGGTTTTGAGGGCCTCGATCTCGTCGCCGATACGACCGTGCGCGATCATGCCGCCGGCGTCGGTGCCCGCGAAGATGGGGATGCCTGCCTCGTGGGCGGCGCCGACGCGGGCCCGGCACGACGCGTACAGCTCCCGCATATGGGTCGCGTAGACCGGGTACTTGGCCGCGGCGTCGGCGATCCCGGGAAAGTTCTCGATGTTGATCAGCGTCGGTACCAGGGCAGTGCCGTTGGCCAGCATCAGCTCGATGATGTCGTCGGTGATCCCGGTGCCGTGCTCGATGCAGTCGATGCCTGCGTTGATCAGCCCCGGCAACGCGTCCTCACCGAACACGTGCGCGGTGACGCGGGCCCCGTTGGCGTGGGCGGCGTCGATGGCGGCCTTGAGGATCTCGTCGGACCACAGCGGGGCCAGGTCGCCGACGCTGCGGTCGATCCAGTCGCCGACGAGTTTGACCCAGCCGTCGCCCCAGCGGGCCTGCTCGGCCACCGCCTCCGGTAGTTGCGATTCGTCTTCGATGTCGATCGGCAGACCGGGTGAATACCGCTTGGGCCGGGCCAGGTGTCGGCCGGCCCGGATGATCCTGGGCAGGTCCTCGCGGTCGTCCATGCTGCGGGTGTCGACCGGCGATCCGGCGTCGCGCAGCAGCAGCGCCCCGACGCCGCGTTCGGTCTCCGCCTGGGTGACGGCCTCGTCGAATTCGACCGGACCGTGCGGTCCGAGGCCGACGTGGCAGTGTGCGTCGACGAGGCCGGGCAGGATCCAGCCACCGTCGAACACCGTCTCGGCGCCGGCGATCGGATCGGCACGCAGCACACCGCGTTCGATCCACCATTGCACGGCTTCGCCGTCTGGCAGTCCCCGACCGCGAACGTGCAGGACCGTCATGGCGGCTACTTCTGGCCCGGGAACTTCAACTTCGACAGATCGAAATCGGCCAGACCCGGCGGCAGCTCGTCCAGTCCCTTGGGCATGTTGGACAGGTCGGGGAACCCGGCAGGCATGCCCGGCCCGGCCAGCGGATTGCGCACCTTCGGCGGCGTCGGACCCTTGCCCGATTTGCGGCCCTTACCGGCCTGCTTGTTCTTGCCCTTGGCAGCCTTACGGGTGGCGCTCTTGCGGGCGAACGGCATGCCCATCTGCCCGGCCATCGAGGACATCATCTTGCGGGCCTCGAAGAACCGGTCGACCAGCTGGTTGACCTCCGAAACGGTGACACCCGACCCGTTGGCGATGCGCAGCCGCCGGGAGGCGTTGATGATCTTCGGATCGCTGCGCTCGGCCGGGGTCATGCCGCGGATGATGGCCTGAACCCGGTCCAGTTGCTTGTCGTCGACGGCGGCCAGCGCGTCCTTCATCTGGCCCGCCCCCGGGAGCATGCCGAGCAGGTTGCCGATCGGGCCCATCTTGCGGATCGCCAGCATCTGCTCGAGGAAGTCCTCCAGCGTCAGCTCGCCCGAGCCGATCTTGGCCGCGGCCTCCTCGGCCTTCTGCTGATCGAAGACCTGTTCGGCCTGTTCGATGAGGGTGAGCACGTCACCCATGCCGAGGATGCGCGACGCCATCCGGTCGGGGTGGAAGACGTCGAAGTCTTCGAGCTTCTCGCCGGCCGACGCGAAGAGGATCGGCACGCCGGTGACCTCACGCACCGACAGCGCGGCGCCACCGCGGGCGTCGCCGTCGAGCTTGGTCAGCACGACACCGGTGAAACCGACGCCCTCGCGGAACGCGTCGGCGGTGGCGACTGCGTCCTGACCGATCATGGCGTCGAGCACGAACAGGACTTCGTCGGGGTTGACGGCCTGGCGGATCGCGGCGGCCTGGCCCATCAGTTCCTCGTCGATACCGAGGCGACCGGCGGTGTCGACGATCACCACGTCGAAGTGCTTGGCCTTGGCCTCGGCCAGACCGGCACCGGCGACCGCCACGGGGTCACCGTGGCCGGCGTTCTCCAGCCCCTCCACCGACGTACCCGGGTGCGGCGCGAACACCGCCACCCCGGCGCGCTCACCGACGATCTTGAGCTGGTGCACGGCGCCGGGCCGTTGCAGGTCACAGGCCACCAGC
It encodes the following:
- a CDS encoding D-alanyl-D-alanine carboxypeptidase, which produces MRTLFAAAALALGTALTVPVAAADPAVEPAGAQAFANGPAKAWLVADLDTGRVLAAKDPNGSYAPASTIKPLLAMVVLDNLRPDNFARANDSHTKVECSCVGLKPGQAYTTQQLLEGLLMVSGNDAANMLADMLGGQRAAVAKMNRKAAGLGARNTRAGSPSGLDGPGWESLTTPHDLAVIYRAALTYPLIAQIFRQTTAQFPGRTLTSQNELLTRYPGDLAGKTGYTDLARKTYVGAAQRGSHRLIVVQMYGTGDLYGQATQLLDWGFSQYG
- a CDS encoding amidohydrolase family protein codes for the protein MTVLHVRGRGLPDGEAVQWWIERGVLRADPIAGAETVFDGGWILPGLVDAHCHVGLGPHGPVEFDEAVTQAETERGVGALLLRDAGSPVDTRSMDDREDLPRIIRAGRHLARPKRYSPGLPIDIEDESQLPEAVAEQARWGDGWVKLVGDWIDRSVGDLAPLWSDEILKAAIDAAHANGARVTAHVFGEDALPGLINAGIDCIEHGTGITDDIIELMLANGTALVPTLINIENFPGIADAAAKYPVYATHMRELYASCRARVGAAHEAGIPIFAGTDAGGMIAHGRIGDEIEALKTVGLSPTDALGAGCWDARAWLGRPGLADGAPADLVCYAEDPRSGGVDHPDLVILRGRVY
- the ffh gene encoding signal recognition particle protein, yielding MFESLSDRLTGALQGLRGKGRLTDADIDATSREIRLALLEADVSLPVVRAFVARIKDRAKGAEVSAALNPAQQVVKIVNEELIGILGGETRQLAFAKTPPTVIMLAGLQGAGKTTLAGKLAKWLKGQGHTPLLVACDLQRPGAVHQLKIVGERAGVAVFAPHPGTSVEGLENAGHGDPVAVAGAGLAEAKAKHFDVVIVDTAGRLGIDEELMGQAAAIRQAVNPDEVLFVLDAMIGQDAVATADAFREGVGFTGVVLTKLDGDARGGAALSVREVTGVPILFASAGEKLEDFDVFHPDRMASRILGMGDVLTLIEQAEQVFDQQKAEEAAAKIGSGELTLEDFLEQMLAIRKMGPIGNLLGMLPGAGQMKDALAAVDDKQLDRVQAIIRGMTPAERSDPKIINASRRLRIANGSGVTVSEVNQLVDRFFEARKMMSSMAGQMGMPFARKSATRKAAKGKNKQAGKGRKSGKGPTPPKVRNPLAGPGMPAGFPDLSNMPKGLDELPPGLADFDLSKLKFPGQK